One window of Channa argus isolate prfri chromosome 4, Channa argus male v1.0, whole genome shotgun sequence genomic DNA carries:
- the mlycd gene encoding malonyl-CoA decarboxylase, mitochondrial, with protein MISHPVIWAFRSSVRCWRLRSVLKTALEVSEISGWRGYSSPIRVGTTSMEEILARVVAPLPTYETRDKPPPPPESNSLEFMHFYRSLTKEEKLNFLTKLSQDFGVDHKSVSELAVKLLDNQLRDLSTILQVEDRLRYSLTPRYKQLLNHISRVENGVKFLVDLRADVLEMISSKAGESPHIRDLNSTLKSLLSEWFSVGLLRLERITWTSPCEILQKISQYEAVHPVRNWTDLKRRVGPYRRCYAFTHAAMPGEPLVVLHVALTEDISDNIQSIVREFATLDSEEDVNKINAAIFYSISSTQAGLQGVELGNYLIKRVVRELQSEFPHIAQFSSLSPIPGFSSWLQGVLIQYRKEGRGSDLLSEQEWKEVEQAADSSPGAQTVDALRKLIGTGEWMHSEGLSHVLEPVLMRLCAWYLYGEKRRGHALNPVANFHLQNGATMWRLNWMGDTSPRGVASSCGIMVNYRYFLNKTSQNSALYLQNKVITASEQVLGLVSQFQKNSKL; from the exons ATGATATCCCACCCCGTTATCTGGGCTTTTCGTAGCAGTGTGAGGTGCTGGCGACTCCGGTCTGTCCTCAAAACGGCTCTGGAGGTCTCAGAAATCAGCGGTTGGCGCGGCTACTCTTCCCCGATTCGCGTCGGTACCACGAGTATGGAGGAGATACTGGCGAGAGTCGTCGCACCTTTACCCACTTACGAAACAAGAGACAagcccccccctcctcctgagTCAAACAGCTTGGAGTTTATGCACTTCTACAGAAGTCTCACCAAAGAAGAAAAGCTCAACTTCCTGACGAAGTTGTCACAAGATTTCGGAGTTGACCACAAAAGCGTTTCAGAGTTAGCGGTGAAGCTGCTGGACAATCAGCTACGGGACTTGTCAACTATTTTGCAAGTGGAAGACAGGCTTCGGTACAGCCTGACTCCCCGTTATAAACAGTTACTAAATCACATAAGCAGGGTGGAAAACGGAGTGAAGTTCCTGGTGGATCTTCGAGCTGATGTGCTAGAAATGATCTCATCCAAAGCTGGCGAGAGCCCGCATATCAGG GACCTGAACAGCACACTGAAAAGCTTGCTCTCTGAGTGGTTCTCTGTAGGTCTGCTCCGACTGGAAAGAATCACCTGGACATCCCCTTGTGAGATTCTGCAGAAGATCAGCCA GTATGAGGCGGTGCACCCTGTAAGGAACTGGACGGACCTGAAGCGCAGGGTGGGACCATACCGTCGTTGTTATGCTTTCACCCATGCCGCCATGCCGGGAGAGCCCCTGGTCGTACTACACGTGGCCCTTACTGAAGACATATCTGATAACATTCAG AGTATCGTTCGTGAGTTTGCCACGCTTGACTCTGAGGAAGACGTGAATAAGATAAATGCAGCCATCTTCTACTCCATCTCCTCCACCCAGGCTGGCCTACAAGGGGTGGAGCTGGGCAACTACCTCATCAAAAGGGTGGTGCGAGAATTGCAA AGTGAGTTCCCCCACATAGCCCAGTTTTCCAGCCTGTCACCCATCCCAGGATTCTCCTCCTGGCTCCAAGGTGTCCTCATCCAGTACAGGAAGGAGGGCCGGGGCTCTGATCTTCTCTCTGAGCAGGAGTGGAAGGAGGTGGAACAGGCCGCTGACTCCTCCCCAGGAGCCCAGACTGTAGACGCCCTCCGCAAGCTTATTGGCACTGGGGAGTGGATGCACTCTGAGGGTCTTTCTCATGTCCTGGAGCCTGTCCTGATGCGTCTCTGTGCCTGGTACCTCTACGGGGAGAAGAGGCGAGGCCACGCTCTCAACCCTGTGGCCAACTTCCACCTGCAAAATGGTGCCACCATGTGGCGGCTCAACTGGATGGGCGACACCAGCCCCAGGGGTGTGGCGAGCTCCTGTGGCATCATGGTGAATTATCGCTACTTCCTGAACAAGACCTCTCAGAACAGTGCTCTTTACCTGCAGAATAAGGTCATCACGGCATCAGAGCAGGTGCTGGGACTGGTGTCCCAATTTCAAAAGAACAGTAAACTGTGA